One Lactobacillus crispatus DNA segment encodes these proteins:
- the addA gene encoding helicase-exonuclease AddAB subunit AddA, translating into MSQFTKEQQQAIDDRGHDILVSASAGSGKTTVLVERVLREILSGTQVDELLVITFTKAAAEEMKTRIKQALSAELAKPGSNRRYLREQLNQVDTANISTIDAFCLEVIHRFYYSVNLDPSFSILTDDTQAALLKERALREIEGEFLEEKDVNFRHFYDNFAGDRDADSPRDLLLDLYDFAMAKPEYRSWLKKLVDVYVVNGSIVESDLWQKQIKPYLLTSIGDLQGKINDYLENPVIETKELAKAKEAFTLFAQNLDHFVFALENDADYDKQRELLRSCVFTVNYRKSSKWDEDVLNFYEDLQKLKDEAKNFVFDTFTSFFAVDEQEQIKVMQRGQKIVAAIAKSELALIDRFNKLKRSENLLDYSDMEQLAYQILSQDTSNSQMAREFYQNKFKEILIDEYQDINALQENIIQQIKNKDKNTLFMVGDVKQSIYGFRQAEPSLFLKKYHDFANDDNKQTKRILLSDNFRSTEPVTKIVNQVFKSVLSSDFGGIDYQKEGQLIFGAKYYPENTPKASEVIVHEKKNSSNEDENEIDFSEIQMVLARIKQLKEERVQIFDSKTGMRELRYSDIAILTRSRSDNLEIMQEFAKQDIPLFVTDAKNYFQTFELTVMMNYLKIIDNPDQDIPLVSVLRSPLFNFGEKDLAKIRIKSKNSTFYSALTSYVGVGDELSTRIKDFLNQLADLRKFATAHRISELIWSIYARTNLLEIMTALPNGEQRRVNLEALYERAASYESAGFKGLYQFINFINRMRQSQKDLAQPLLTKEAGNAVRLMTIHGSKGLEFPIVFYVGMQHKYQMRDLKGNYVISSDSIGITLREEHYRIDSLVKAMGNVTKKRQLLEEEARILYVALTRAKQKLILVGDVPNLDKRVKEWSTELNQIGQLSLADKLSSTSPLSFMGPALALDRHLAVKMSDITNSLDKSQSFLYINYENANDELPDYQKAETSNDKTQSNLLNQTTKRLYQFNYPFKDASETTAYQAVSEIKKAFNDPIETELENAHLLTSTNRYLQPIDTKPNFLYQTKFTGAEIGTATHMILQYYDYQGNGAEDQLEVEIQELIKQKKLNPEIVSSLKKDQIEWFVHSNFAEEFWQKPENLKREIDFSSLISAKTLFKNFSDPNAKILVHGTIDGYFVKNDGIILFDYKTDHVDQSHLSESIELIKEKYTGQLRLYEQAINEFSQKKVIGKYLILLDAKQAVEVK; encoded by the coding sequence TTGTCTCAATTTACTAAAGAGCAACAACAAGCAATTGATGATCGTGGTCATGATATTCTGGTTTCTGCTTCTGCAGGTAGTGGTAAGACAACTGTTCTTGTTGAGCGCGTTTTAAGGGAGATTCTTTCGGGAACCCAAGTTGATGAATTATTAGTAATTACATTTACCAAAGCAGCAGCTGAAGAAATGAAAACTAGAATTAAACAGGCATTATCAGCTGAATTAGCAAAGCCGGGATCTAATCGCAGATATTTACGTGAGCAGCTAAATCAAGTGGATACTGCTAATATTTCTACAATTGATGCATTTTGTCTAGAAGTAATCCATCGCTTTTATTACTCTGTAAACTTAGATCCAAGTTTTAGTATTCTAACTGATGATACTCAAGCTGCATTGTTAAAAGAACGTGCATTACGTGAAATTGAAGGGGAGTTTCTAGAAGAGAAAGACGTAAATTTTAGGCATTTTTATGATAACTTTGCAGGGGATCGAGATGCGGATAGCCCGCGCGACTTGTTGCTAGATTTGTATGATTTTGCCATGGCCAAACCTGAGTATCGCTCATGGTTAAAAAAATTGGTTGATGTTTACGTGGTTAATGGCAGTATCGTGGAATCTGATTTGTGGCAAAAACAGATTAAGCCATACTTGCTTACTAGTATTGGCGACTTACAAGGGAAAATTAATGATTATTTAGAAAATCCAGTAATAGAAACAAAAGAGCTAGCTAAGGCTAAGGAAGCTTTTACCTTGTTTGCACAAAATTTAGATCATTTTGTTTTTGCTTTAGAAAATGATGCAGACTACGATAAACAACGAGAACTATTACGTTCGTGTGTTTTTACAGTGAATTATCGTAAGTCAAGTAAATGGGATGAAGATGTTCTAAATTTTTATGAAGACCTACAAAAGTTAAAAGATGAAGCAAAAAATTTTGTTTTTGATACTTTTACTTCATTTTTTGCTGTTGATGAACAAGAACAAATTAAAGTCATGCAGCGCGGCCAAAAGATTGTTGCTGCAATTGCTAAATCCGAGCTAGCCTTGATTGATCGGTTTAATAAGCTGAAGCGCAGTGAAAATTTGCTTGACTATAGTGATATGGAACAATTGGCTTATCAGATTTTGAGTCAAGATACATCGAATTCTCAAATGGCTCGTGAATTTTATCAAAATAAATTCAAAGAGATTTTGATTGATGAATATCAGGATATTAATGCTTTGCAAGAAAATATCATCCAGCAAATCAAAAATAAAGATAAAAATACGCTTTTCATGGTTGGTGATGTAAAGCAGTCGATCTATGGCTTTAGACAAGCAGAGCCAAGCTTATTTTTGAAAAAATACCATGATTTTGCCAATGATGATAATAAACAAACCAAAAGAATTCTGTTGTCAGATAATTTCCGCTCTACTGAGCCGGTTACCAAAATTGTAAATCAAGTATTTAAAAGTGTGCTAAGTTCAGATTTTGGCGGGATTGACTATCAAAAAGAAGGACAATTGATTTTTGGTGCTAAGTATTATCCTGAAAACACTCCTAAAGCTAGTGAAGTAATTGTTCATGAAAAGAAAAATAGCAGTAATGAAGATGAAAATGAGATAGATTTTTCTGAAATTCAAATGGTTTTAGCACGTATTAAGCAACTAAAAGAAGAGCGTGTACAAATCTTTGATAGTAAAACAGGAATGAGAGAGTTACGTTACAGTGATATTGCTATCTTGACTAGAAGTCGTAGTGATAATTTGGAAATAATGCAGGAATTTGCTAAGCAGGATATACCATTATTTGTAACTGATGCGAAGAATTATTTTCAAACTTTTGAATTGACTGTTATGATGAACTACTTAAAGATCATTGATAATCCCGATCAGGATATTCCATTAGTTTCAGTTTTACGTTCGCCTTTGTTTAATTTTGGTGAAAAGGATTTAGCTAAAATTCGTATCAAGAGTAAGAACTCTACTTTCTATAGTGCATTGACTTCTTATGTAGGTGTAGGAGATGAATTAAGTACTCGAATCAAAGATTTTTTAAATCAACTAGCTGATTTGCGCAAGTTTGCCACGGCACATCGTATTTCTGAATTGATTTGGAGCATTTATGCTAGGACAAATTTATTAGAGATAATGACCGCACTACCTAATGGTGAACAGCGACGAGTTAATCTAGAAGCTTTATATGAACGTGCTGCTTCATATGAGAGTGCAGGGTTCAAGGGATTATACCAATTTATCAATTTTATTAATCGGATGCGGCAAAGTCAGAAGGACTTGGCACAGCCTTTATTAACTAAAGAAGCTGGTAATGCGGTCAGATTAATGACTATTCATGGTTCTAAGGGACTAGAATTTCCGATCGTGTTTTATGTGGGGATGCAGCATAAATATCAAATGCGTGATTTAAAAGGTAACTATGTGATTAGCTCAGATAGTATAGGAATTACGCTCCGTGAAGAACATTATCGGATTGACTCTTTAGTTAAAGCGATGGGAAATGTAACTAAAAAAAGACAATTATTAGAAGAAGAAGCGCGAATTCTTTATGTAGCATTAACGCGGGCTAAGCAGAAATTAATTTTGGTTGGCGATGTTCCTAATCTGGATAAACGAGTTAAAGAATGGTCGACTGAACTAAATCAGATTGGTCAATTATCATTAGCAGATAAGTTATCTTCCACTAGTCCATTGAGTTTTATGGGACCTGCGTTGGCTTTAGATCGTCACCTAGCTGTGAAAATGTCTGATATTACTAATTCGTTGGATAAGAGTCAGTCGTTTTTGTATATTAATTATGAAAATGCTAACGATGAACTACCTGATTATCAGAAAGCGGAGACAAGTAATGATAAAACGCAAAGTAACCTTTTAAATCAAACCACGAAACGGCTTTATCAATTTAATTATCCGTTTAAAGATGCTAGTGAAACTACAGCTTATCAGGCGGTATCTGAAATAAAAAAAGCATTCAACGATCCGATCGAGACCGAATTAGAGAATGCTCACTTATTGACATCGACTAATCGTTATTTACAACCGATTGATACTAAACCTAATTTCTTGTATCAAACTAAGTTTACTGGTGCAGAAATTGGAACTGCTACACACATGATTTTGCAGTATTATGATTATCAAGGCAATGGTGCTGAAGATCAACTAGAAGTAGAAATTCAAGAATTGATTAAGCAAAAGAAACTGAATCCAGAAATTGTTTCTAGTTTAAAGAAAGACCAAATTGAGTGGTTTGTTCATAGCAATTTTGCCGAGGAATTTTGGCAAAAGCCAGAGAATTTAAAGCGAGAAATAGATTTTTCTAGTTTAATCTCCGCTAAAACTTTGTTTAAAAACTTTTCAGATCCTAATGCCAAAATTTTGGTTCATGGTACAATTGATGGCTATTTTGTCAAAAATGATGGTATTATTTTGTTTGACTACAAAACTGACCACGTTGATCAATCGCATTTATCTGAATCAATTGAATTGATTAAAGAAAAATATACAGGTCAGCTTAGACTATATGAACAAGCTATCAATGAATTTAGTCAAAAAAAAGTTATTGGAAAATATTTAATTCTGCTTGATGCTAAACAAGCGGTTGAAGTGAAATAG
- a CDS encoding DnaQ family exonuclease/DinG family helicase — translation MAKSFTKDTFAVVDLETTGTQRENGHHIIQFGCAIIKNRKVVKTYSFLINPHREIPQSVVNLTGIHDQDVAKQRDFDYYAPKITKILQNTVFVAHNVDFDLPFLNYELVQHGYEALTNKAIDTVELAKIAFPTFPSYKLSDLTTQLGIKHLDPHKADSDAYGTAVLLLEIFNKLESLPQATLNTLSSLSHGLIRDTSWVITTIADNLRQEKRPLGKEYMQVRNIILQKQNDNSEAHGGNAKFPKTDSEKQKLFKGHLHFRRAQVDLINHLHQFINDPDKRAMLIEAPNGTGKTFSYLFAYAYQLYSGRKLVVATPTKVLQEQVIEHEIPQLFKVTKLDLTAEVVKSSSRYLDLDGFVQTIFQGTPNKQTLILQMQILVWLTKTKTGDLDELNLTNYNAPLFAQIQHPGDARVGSRFAGVDFWNLARKRQEEADILVTNHAYLANHYMDTIWGQNPYLVIDEAHRFTDNVVSSRNDSLRFEALWGVLSHLRNLLYFSDESVEAQFNDDVQLNLLLKKIDPKILELIQLINELQKQLYFQRDNAVNRTVLANDNLELSFQGKSLFGGNSKFKAILPKFQQKLEEVRDLTNQVLFELYNEQERMLANVEVLVNEITEQIDRLDYYSEKGYQLADLLSDQKGLEQDGFILMITNPDDPLSTNLDWLMLDAGEVLKQIYSRFDHIAFVSATLTSNRNFEYAINQLALTELHPVEYIGKSTFNIKKHLQVLAVNNMPSPDSEEFEKTIAQILLSDIQDKHHVLVLMTNLEKIKTVFTMIMNEPQLKDFEILAQGLSGSNNRIAKRFVIAKKSIIIGADSFWEGIDFHDCGIDTVFAAKIPFESPDQPEVRLRQKKLEDQGIDSFTKDSLPRAVIRFRQGMGRLIRGEQDHGQFVILDPRLWTKDYGQEFLQTIPVKVEKVTREELKKKLENK, via the coding sequence ATGGCAAAAAGTTTTACTAAAGATACATTTGCTGTAGTTGATCTAGAGACTACAGGAACGCAACGTGAGAATGGGCATCATATTATTCAGTTTGGGTGTGCTATTATTAAAAATCGCAAAGTAGTTAAAACTTATTCATTTTTGATCAATCCGCATCGTGAAATACCACAATCAGTTGTTAATTTAACCGGAATTCATGATCAAGATGTAGCAAAACAAAGAGATTTTGATTATTATGCACCCAAAATTACTAAAATTTTGCAAAATACTGTTTTCGTAGCTCATAATGTTGACTTTGATTTGCCTTTTTTGAATTATGAACTAGTGCAACATGGTTATGAGGCACTTACAAATAAAGCAATTGATACTGTAGAACTGGCTAAGATTGCTTTTCCGACTTTTCCATCTTATAAGTTGAGTGATTTGACAACACAATTGGGGATTAAACATTTAGATCCACATAAGGCAGATTCTGATGCTTATGGGACTGCAGTTTTATTGCTTGAAATTTTTAATAAATTAGAAAGTCTACCTCAAGCTACACTGAATACCCTCAGTTCATTATCTCATGGGCTTATTCGGGATACATCTTGGGTGATTACAACGATTGCAGATAATTTACGTCAAGAAAAACGGCCTTTAGGTAAAGAATATATGCAAGTGCGTAATATTATTCTGCAAAAACAAAATGATAATTCTGAAGCACATGGTGGGAATGCTAAATTCCCAAAGACTGACTCAGAGAAACAAAAGCTATTTAAAGGTCATTTACACTTTCGTAGAGCTCAAGTCGACCTAATTAATCATTTGCATCAGTTTATTAATGATCCAGATAAAAGAGCGATGCTAATTGAAGCACCTAACGGGACTGGGAAAACTTTTTCTTATCTTTTTGCTTATGCTTATCAGCTTTATTCTGGTAGAAAATTAGTTGTAGCTACACCAACTAAAGTGTTGCAAGAACAAGTGATTGAACATGAAATTCCGCAGTTATTTAAGGTGACTAAGTTGGATTTGACTGCAGAAGTAGTTAAGTCAAGTAGTCGTTACCTTGACCTTGACGGATTTGTACAGACGATTTTTCAAGGTACACCGAATAAGCAAACCTTGATATTACAGATGCAGATACTGGTTTGGCTGACTAAGACTAAAACTGGTGATTTAGATGAATTAAATTTAACTAACTATAATGCACCACTCTTTGCACAGATTCAACATCCAGGGGATGCAAGAGTAGGTAGCCGTTTTGCAGGGGTCGATTTTTGGAATTTAGCGCGTAAACGACAAGAAGAAGCGGATATATTGGTGACTAATCATGCTTATTTGGCTAACCACTATATGGATACAATTTGGGGTCAGAATCCGTATTTAGTCATTGATGAAGCTCATCGTTTCACAGACAATGTCGTAAGTTCGCGTAATGATTCTTTGCGTTTTGAAGCTTTGTGGGGAGTTTTAAGTCATCTCCGTAATTTGCTTTATTTCTCAGATGAAAGTGTTGAAGCGCAATTTAATGATGATGTGCAGCTGAACCTTTTACTAAAGAAAATAGATCCTAAAATTTTGGAATTAATTCAGTTAATTAATGAATTACAAAAGCAACTTTATTTTCAAAGAGATAATGCTGTTAATCGGACAGTTTTAGCTAATGATAATCTAGAACTTAGTTTTCAAGGAAAAAGTTTATTTGGCGGAAATAGCAAGTTTAAAGCGATTTTACCTAAGTTCCAACAAAAATTAGAAGAGGTTAGGGACTTAACTAATCAGGTTTTATTTGAATTATATAATGAACAAGAACGCATGCTGGCTAATGTTGAGGTATTAGTTAATGAGATTACGGAACAAATTGATCGCCTAGATTATTACTCTGAAAAGGGCTATCAATTGGCTGATTTGCTTTCTGATCAAAAAGGTTTAGAGCAAGATGGCTTTATTTTGATGATTACTAATCCTGATGATCCACTAAGTACCAATTTAGACTGGTTAATGCTTGATGCTGGTGAAGTATTAAAACAAATCTATAGTCGTTTTGACCATATTGCCTTCGTCAGTGCTACTTTAACCAGTAATCGAAATTTTGAATATGCAATCAACCAGTTAGCTTTAACAGAATTACATCCGGTTGAATATATTGGTAAAAGTACTTTTAATATAAAAAAGCATTTGCAGGTACTGGCAGTTAATAATATGCCTAGCCCTGATAGTGAAGAATTTGAAAAGACTATTGCACAAATTTTACTTAGTGACATTCAAGATAAGCACCATGTACTTGTTTTGATGACTAATTTAGAAAAAATTAAAACGGTTTTTACCATGATTATGAATGAGCCACAGCTAAAAGATTTTGAAATCTTGGCCCAGGGATTGTCTGGTTCCAATAACCGAATTGCTAAGAGGTTTGTAATTGCTAAAAAGTCAATTATAATTGGTGCTGATAGTTTTTGGGAGGGAATTGATTTTCATGATTGTGGGATTGATACTGTTTTTGCGGCAAAAATCCCGTTTGAATCTCCTGATCAACCTGAAGTTCGTTTAAGGCAGAAGAAATTGGAAGATCAGGGAATCGATTCTTTTACTAAAGATAGTTTACCAAGAGCTGTCATTCGTTTTAGACAAGGAATGGGCCGTTTAATTAGAGGAGAACAGGATCATGGTCAATTTGTAATTTTAGACCCAAGATTATGGACTAAAGATTATGGTCAAGAGTTCCTTCAAACGATTCCTGTCAAAGTTGAAAAGGTTACTAGAGAAGAATTAAAAAAGAAATTAGAAAATAAATAA
- the asnS gene encoding asparagine--tRNA ligase gives MTELISIKDSSKHVDEEVKMHVWLTDKRSSGKIIFLQLRDGTAFFQGVVRKNDVSEEVFDAAKSLRQEASFYITGTVHEDARSHFGYEIQITDLKVVSNNEGYPIGNKEHGVDFLLDHRHLWLRSKKPFAIMQIRNTMFKATVDFFEKEGFIKFDAPIFMHSAPEGTTQLFHVEYFDHDAYLSQSGQLYGEAGAMAYGKIFTFGPTFRAEESKGRRHMTEFWMMEPEMAWMHQDESLDIQERYLAYMVKQVLENNEYELKILGRDPEKLRPTTEGNFVRLPYDDAIKMLQDAGRDIKWGDDFGAPDEGYISEQYDRPVFIVNYPTSIKPFYMKKNPDNPKEYLCADVIAPEGYGEIFGGSEREGNYEILKQQILDAGLNLEDYQWYLDLRKFGGVPHSGFGMGFERTIAWVCHLDHIREAIPFPRLINRMQP, from the coding sequence ATGACAGAATTGATTTCAATTAAAGATTCTTCTAAACATGTTGATGAAGAAGTCAAGATGCATGTTTGGTTAACAGATAAACGATCAAGCGGAAAGATTATCTTTTTGCAATTACGTGATGGTACTGCATTTTTCCAAGGGGTAGTACGTAAGAATGATGTATCAGAAGAAGTATTTGATGCTGCTAAGTCACTTAGACAAGAAGCAAGTTTTTACATTACTGGTACTGTTCATGAAGACGCACGTTCACACTTTGGTTATGAAATTCAAATCACTGATTTAAAAGTGGTTTCAAACAATGAAGGTTACCCAATTGGTAATAAGGAACATGGTGTTGACTTCTTACTTGATCACCGCCACTTATGGTTAAGATCAAAGAAACCATTTGCTATTATGCAAATTAGAAATACCATGTTTAAGGCTACTGTAGATTTCTTTGAAAAAGAAGGCTTTATCAAATTTGATGCACCTATCTTTATGCATTCAGCTCCAGAAGGTACTACTCAATTATTCCATGTAGAATACTTTGACCACGATGCATATCTTTCACAATCAGGTCAATTGTATGGTGAAGCCGGTGCTATGGCTTATGGTAAGATCTTTACTTTTGGTCCAACTTTTAGAGCAGAAGAATCAAAGGGTCGTCGTCACATGACTGAATTCTGGATGATGGAACCAGAAATGGCTTGGATGCATCAAGATGAATCGTTAGATATTCAAGAAAGATATCTTGCCTACATGGTGAAGCAAGTTCTAGAAAATAATGAATATGAACTTAAGATTCTTGGTAGAGATCCTGAAAAACTTCGCCCAACTACTGAAGGTAACTTCGTTCGTCTTCCATACGATGATGCAATTAAAATGCTTCAAGATGCTGGACGTGATATTAAGTGGGGCGATGACTTTGGTGCTCCAGATGAAGGCTATATTTCAGAACAATATGATCGTCCAGTCTTCATTGTCAACTATCCAACCTCAATTAAGCCATTCTATATGAAGAAGAATCCTGATAATCCTAAGGAATACTTATGTGCTGATGTAATTGCACCAGAAGGTTATGGTGAAATTTTTGGTGGCTCAGAACGTGAAGGAAATTACGAAATCCTTAAGCAACAAATTCTTGACGCTGGTTTGAATTTGGAAGACTACCAATGGTACCTTGACTTACGTAAATTTGGTGGAGTTCCTCACTCAGGTTTCGGTATGGGCTTTGAACGTACTATTGCTTGGGTTTGTCACCTTGACCACATTCGTGAAGCAATTCCATTCCCAAGATTGATTAACAGAATGCAACCTTAA
- a CDS encoding DnaD domain protein yields the protein MEFNDYRALGFTTLQNGLIAYYPQLGISDAELILIIQLEAFSQRGESFPSNEKIAANTNLSVSDVGNLIQRLIERNYLTIEQMTDSQDKIGNKYSLNKLYNALDHYIDQNVLIKDKKKDKTVSVANNLENNPLNYLSRKVEVEFGRYLSPIEREEIAQWLSVDHYAPELIELALREAVLSQAYSLKYIDRVLLNWQRHSLKTTDEVERFLKRNR from the coding sequence TTGGAATTTAATGATTATCGGGCATTAGGCTTTACAACCTTACAAAATGGATTGATCGCTTACTACCCTCAATTAGGCATTAGTGATGCTGAACTAATTTTGATAATCCAATTGGAAGCATTTAGCCAACGAGGTGAGAGTTTTCCATCTAATGAAAAGATTGCCGCTAATACTAATTTATCGGTTAGTGATGTGGGTAATCTTATTCAGCGGCTAATTGAACGAAATTATTTAACTATTGAACAAATGACTGATAGTCAGGATAAAATTGGTAATAAATATAGTCTCAATAAGTTGTATAATGCACTTGATCACTATATTGATCAAAACGTCTTGATCAAAGATAAGAAAAAAGATAAAACTGTTTCAGTTGCTAATAATTTAGAAAATAATCCGTTAAATTATTTGTCACGAAAAGTAGAAGTTGAATTTGGTCGCTATCTGAGTCCAATTGAACGAGAAGAGATTGCGCAATGGTTAAGTGTGGATCACTATGCTCCTGAATTAATTGAACTTGCTTTGCGAGAGGCTGTATTGTCTCAGGCATATTCTTTAAAGTATATTGATCGTGTTTTACTTAATTGGCAAAGGCATAGTCTGAAAACAACTGATGAAGTTGAGAGATTTTTGAAAAGGAATCGATAA
- the nth gene encoding endonuclease III, giving the protein MTEDLLSDEEARRVLKKILALYPDAQGELQWDTNFHLLCAVMLSAQTTDKMVNRVMPSFSKMFPTPEVLAKAPIEEIEHEIKTIGLFRSKAKHLKATAQILVDKYNGQVPKDKKLLMTLPGVGEKTANVVLAEGYGVPAIAVDTHVSRISKKFHIVDDKATPHEVEKRLEAILPKSEWIKTHHAMILFGRYTMPARAKGDPYSYLNSEK; this is encoded by the coding sequence ATGACAGAAGATTTATTGAGTGATGAAGAAGCACGTAGAGTTTTGAAAAAAATTTTAGCATTGTATCCTGACGCACAAGGTGAATTGCAATGGGATACTAACTTTCATTTACTTTGTGCGGTTATGTTGAGCGCACAAACGACTGATAAGATGGTTAATCGTGTTATGCCTAGTTTTAGTAAAATGTTCCCAACCCCAGAAGTATTAGCAAAAGCTCCAATTGAAGAGATTGAGCATGAGATAAAAACTATTGGTCTATTTCGTTCAAAAGCTAAACATTTAAAGGCCACTGCGCAAATTTTGGTCGATAAATATAATGGACAGGTTCCTAAGGATAAAAAGTTATTGATGACCTTACCAGGGGTGGGAGAGAAAACTGCTAATGTTGTTTTGGCTGAAGGCTATGGTGTGCCAGCTATTGCTGTTGATACTCATGTGTCACGGATTTCTAAAAAGTTCCATATTGTAGATGACAAAGCTACTCCACATGAAGTAGAGAAGCGATTAGAAGCAATTTTACCTAAAAGTGAATGGATAAAAACGCACCATGCAATGATTCTATTTGGTCGTTATACAATGCCAGCTCGAGCTAAAGGCGATCCGTATTCTTATTTAAATTCCGAAAAGTAA